In Primulina huaijiensis isolate GDHJ02 chromosome 4, ASM1229523v2, whole genome shotgun sequence, the DNA window AAAAGTAAGATTATCAGAAAGTTTTGAGCATGCTGGAGAATGTGCACATCTGAGAGCAATTAAGAGAAGGAAAGGACATAAAATGGGAATAAGATAATTCTTGAAATAGGCCTAGCAATCATCCATATTTAGGCAATACTTGGTGTATTTTAActttaacatttaaatcattGATGAAACATGAATATCGGACACACCTATCCAGGCAAAAAACGCAAGTGTCGCAGCCACGAAGAACTCCCTGCTTGTACTGTTTAAGCTGATATCAAAGCACATTATTAGTAAACCAGTAAAGAACTGCCGCCCTGATTTTGTCAAAAGGGACTAATGTCTAGATAATATCAAACAGATTACCAGTACAAGCATAGAAGGTTTCCCCATCCATAAAACACACATCCCCAGCCAGAGCCAGTGAACCTGCAAATTAAGACGTGGTCAACTCAACAATTCTCCGCTTTAACAATTCCTCCGTCCCAAGACTAACATGTGTGTGATTAAGATGAAACCAGGCGGAGGATTGATTACAAAAGTTTGAAGTAACAGACGGATGTTGCACAGCTTGTGCTAAAACAAAATATCTTCACAAGAAATGTTCCAGTTTGAGATTGAAAACATTGTGATTCTAAACTAGTAAAAAGCAAAATGATGTACTCCATTTTGATGTCCATCTATTCTATGTTTATTATACTAGCTAAATCACATAAACCACATTTTAAGGGAATTTAGTTCATAAATGGAACAGAGGAAATCAGCATGCATACCACATTAAGTCACGAATAAACAGGGCCCGTGGGAGCAAAAGTCCATTGCCAATCATGGCCAGCAACATTGTAATAGCCGATAATCCTTTTATGTTGTCAGGATTCAAAATATTCGTCCACTGAAAAGAAGATTTATTTCGAGTCGAAGCAGCTCTTACGGCCATAGAGAATGTAAATGAGCCTGCAAATAAGAATAAAGTTTACCATCTGCGCAACGGGCATCCACATGAAAAGAAGTGTGGCTGTCCATCCAGATAATGATCCTAGAATTTTGACACCTTTCTCAGGGAGTTTGCCCATCCGAGCCTGAAAAAATTAAGAAGGTGCGACATAAGAAGAATTTCAAATTAAGGTTCTTTCTTGCAAATCAAGATAAGAAATTGTGCGAGCAGAACTCATATTCATTATCTAGCAGGTTAAAAAATTGCAGAAGCAATCAGCAGCCGatgttttcaaataattaagcTCAGGCCAAGAATAACTTCTAGCATCATATGGGATGAATCACCATACTGAGAATGTTGGCAACTGATACTCCGATAAAAACAAAATGCACAAATGAAATCATCCCAGCCAGGAAGTGGTGCTAGAATCTCTACCTTGAAATGAGCTACATCAGAAACTAAATAGAGAATGCTAAAAAGACCTTCACAGAGAATAAATGGTAGGACATGTATGAGAAGAAACAATTGAATGAAAACGAAAAATTCCAGGTTCTCTCCATGAGGTGGAGCAAAAAATGAAACATCCCGAAAAGTAAGCAGGGaagtataaaaaatttaaatgatgaCTCAGAATCACTTGAGGGGGGCATTTGAGTAACGATCCTTTGATGCAACTATTATCCCGTCAAGATAATAAAATGATACATCAACTTGTTTTTCTTCACATTTTCATGTCATTTTTGCTGATTTACTTTTTCTATACCTTTgtagttaaattttttaatttgtacaGTCAGTATTCATGAGAGAGAAAGAAGACCGAAAATTTTAAGATCTGTATGCATATAATCAGGTAACCATTGTCAAAAGGTGGGTTTTTTTTGCTTATGCATCGTCAAAGATATGGGCGTAACCTTTCCATTTTTTGTGGTAATGCATTTGTTCCAATCTGTCCATCTTGGTCTTTAATGTGTATTAGCGATTAAACAACGAAGCAGAAACCAGGAATGGCATGCTTACCATAAGAACAACGATTATCGCGGCGACGAATGAAATAACCCCGGGAAGGATAGAGTTGGGAACAAAAGGGACGAAGGTTGACCACATCACCTAAAAGCATCATTGGcgtactttttaagaaattaaTGTAGCATTGAAACCATATAGTATATGCATTTTTGAGCAATGACAGAGATTATTACTTGGGGAAGAACTGAGAGCCCACCAATGGTAATAAATTCTTCCCAAAAGAGCCAGATTTCTGATTtgagtaaatcaaaatatttcataaaatttaaaaagagaCCAGAGGCAACCACAATCGAAATGCCAATAAAATAAGATATAGGCATAGCTTCAGCCAATGCCAGCTGCAAAATCACGACATAAGTTGATATCACTCCTAATGCTTGCACCACCACTGCTCCAGTCTCCCTCTTCTTAATGAAGTATGACAGCAATGAAAGATTCCCAAGCATTCCAGTCAGCATACccttaaaaacaataaaaaaaaacaattgataTGAATCAATCTCAGAGGTCATATTAACCACAACCCAAGTCCTAATGATATGGAACACTAATGCATTACAAGCCATGGGACAGCCAGGAGTGCTGACTTGTTTCCTCCCAGAAGATTCCTGGAATTTAGTATGATCTGGGGAAGTTGCAGCAGTAAAAAAGGTAGATTTGCAACTCCTGCAAATTTACCCGTGACTGAATCCCATTGCTCAAAGCTCTCGCCTCTTTTCAAATTCACTGGTTCCTTCATATGAATTTATTCCGTAGTCAGCAATGACGACAAGAAAAGAGAATTCATTCTATAATTTTTCAACAGTATTAGTGCCCGTGTTAATTATAAGgtaattctcgtaaatgcaagTACCTCATCGGAGGGATGCTGATGGTCCTTGTTAAGCGCAAGCACTGGTTCGAGATGGTGAGAGCTGACTGGACGGCTATATAATGGTGCCTCTTTCAGCTTAAACTTCCCATCGATGACTTGTCGTATTTGTGGTTGATGATGACGACCGAAATCTAAACTTCGAGGATAGCAACTAAAGGAACACCTGTTTGATGGTAGACAAGCTAACAGAGGTACCTTACACAAGGGCCGTAATGAAACCGCCATTGACTATAACAGAGATAAAAGAGCAGGTTTATGTGTCCGGTCAGCTTAGACTAGTGCCagaaacatatataaattagcattttcaaaaacaaaacccCATTATTCCCCATGGATGTGCTTGTAGAACCCCGAAGCAAGTGCCAAAATTATCGATCAAACATAGCACAATGCTAAACTTTTGGGAACAGCGAAATAGCTGAATTCCAAACTAAAGAATTCACCAAACCTCTTCAGCAATTGCAACATTCTTTTAAGTAATAATTTCACAAAGCTGCATTTTTTACACAACAAGAACTCGTACAGACATCTTATCAATCAATTTGACTGGCTAATCAAGACCCTATTACCACATCTTCCTCCCATCAAACCACAATCCGTAATCAAGCCAAGAAACACAAAGGGCTGAACAACTTGCCGTGATTCCACTCAAAGCCAGCCTCCCcataaccaaaaattctacTGGGCATTTCAACAACCAAGTAAACAACACAAACAATCAAACTAAACACTCACCATTCCAATGCTCAATCCTTTCTTGCAACCAGCAGATCCAAAATGTCACGGACGATTGAACCATAaacatcaacaagaaaaatcaattctTGGACCAAAATTAAATGTGCGGTGCAGTGTTCGGGAGTGGGTTTCTTGAATATTGTGAATCAGAACGTAGAGGTGGCAGTATGTGAGAGGTGTAATGTGCTTGTTTAGTAGGACGGAAACAAACGATATGAGTGGTACGTATAGCCGCAAAATATCTTATTGGGATTCACCATATTtagataatataattttttaataaaatacaatgaattttttatgacaaaaacgtgtgtaagacggtcttacaaatcgtattttgtgagacggatatattatttgggtcatccatgaaaaagtattattttttatgctaagaatattactttttattgtgaatatcggtaggattgacctgtctcatagataaatattccgtctcacaagagacatactctttttttatttaattatttgttggtttaaaaaaaacttatcatCTTTGATCTTGAGATAGCATTACTCTGATATTATAATCGAGTCTCGAAACTAGTACTTTATTTCAATTGTAAGATGTTAGTATCTGATGTAATTTTTCTAAAGTGAAATAATATctctttatatatttaaaaaaatactacaTGAAAATTGATATTAAAACATTATAAATAACTTAATCGATATATGATGTAGTTAAACAGTCAATTTTACTATTAAATATACATTTTATTGTGTTTCaagaatattttattgattaaaactataaaaaaaacttatatttattttaaaactgcaATATAATACAAAGACGGTAAAATTGTTgattaatacaaatatatattaatttagtgATGGAAGTTAACATCAGGGTCGGACCTTCTATGAAGTCAAGGAGGCCATTGCTTCAGAACCTCTCGAGGtgacccaattttttttattacatatatattttgagttgGTGGATTACTAGAAATATAGAGAGTTAATAATCATCGAGGTTTTCAGCGATCTCGACATTTTACAACGATATTGTATATACCTAACACAATCAAATAACTCcatcaaaatcaaatcatttcgtCCAAGCACTTATGTTTTTCGCATTCTCAAATCGCTAAAATCTCGAGTCACAATTGTGATGGTTTATATTTACGAGCAGCATACAtggattattttttattctaattaAATTTGTGAGACATGTCTTTTGGTCCAGTGACAtctattttcttaatttgagaCATATCTCGAGTTCGAGACCCACGTAAATCAccttttcaaattatgaaaaaaCTGATGTTGCAACACATACTATCATTGTTCCCcaaatttcttgaataaaaaaGAGTTTCATTAACAATCATTTAACATCGTCCCAAAGTCTACATTATAAATCTAGACTTTCGGACGATGTTTCACGTTCGAGACTCGATCGTAACATTAATGgtcttcccaaactttaaaaaaaaaaaaaaagagtaaattGTATGATTTGATaaagtaaatattaaattataaattttcgtccacaaatcataattataaattagCACAATGctttatttctttattaattaatatacatcaaacaaatttcaaataattaattagaataCTTTTCTTCAATGCCTTTGTCCAAGATTTTGGTGATTGTGGAGAACACTAACATTAGAAGACGATTCTCCACCTTCAATATCATTATCAAGTTCCCAAGATTTTGTAGCCATTTTCTTCCCTAATTGGAACTTTTCAGTCTTCacaatttcttcctcaacatgCTTATCATCTTCAATGGACAAAACAATTGCTTGTGTTCCATTAGGTCCCTCCACAATGGCTTCCTTTATCTTCAAATGCTCGTCGGTACGTACCATATCGGTTTCTTGAATCGTcgtcttcttcctcttcttcatgAAACACCATAGGGCTAGCAAGCAGAAAGCAAGGAAGAAGATACATCCTAATGATACGAACACGACTATAATGATCGTCTGGCCGTTATCAGGAGACGGTTGAGGTGGGGGTGGGACGACAtggggtggtggtggtggtataACATggggtggaggtggtggtgggaCGACATGGGGTGGTGATGGTGGCGTCGGGGCGACGGGGTGGAGGGGCGGGGGCGGTGAGATGGGGAAGTAGGGGAAATTGGAAATGGAGGACATTTTTGGAGTTGATGAGATGATGAATAAGTGTTGGTTTTGTTGGGATTTTATAGTGTGTGTATTGTATAATGTCACATGTTGCTTATTacaattattttaaagaaattgAAGACTTGGATTTCATGTTAAGGTTGGGGTATCTTTTAGTCTTCGTGTTGATTGCATTGGAAAATACTACTTATACCCTCGTTTCAAAGACCTCAAACATTGCAATTTCTACCTTCAAATTTAGTGTCGAAATATTGCatcatattcaaataaaatttaaagcatttttTGTNGAATACATaagttattaattaataattctaacatttttataaaattagtaagaaaattatttattgtaataaaattttaatttacttttacaattttaatcaataaataatctagaaaaataaaatgtgtacctagttgaatttaataataataattggacTTAAAAGCGATTTAGATTAAGAGTAAATTGACTTTTTAGTCACATCATATACCAATTAAGTTGTTTACTATAATTcatgtattaatttataataatttgtatacCAAAATACTATttattctatatatattttaagattaaaatactttctattaatttaaatatagcGATAACTATTAATGCATTTTCAAACACTCATCTTTTATTCTCTCTCACCACATAAGAACGAGGAACAATTAGacgaagaaaagaaaaatatattttgaggtTGGTGAAGAAGATGCTTTCGGATTAAGAGCTAATTTTTAGTTATGATTATTTCCATTTTTAATTAAGTTGTAAAACGCTTTCACAATTTTATTTCTTGTCTGAGAATTTTcgttataaataaaattaatttatgaaataaacttttttttgtttatattgtaCTACGAGACTTAATGTTTTACGATTGTGTGATTATTAAGCAATGCGGTTGTTGACGCGATTCGGTCTCAAGGTGtgacattatatattaaataaatatatttcgaaCTTTTCGAATATTTAATTTCGAGCAATAGTTTGAATAACTCGTGAGCATGTTCGAGTATTTTCGGGATCTTATTTCGTAATTGATGCATGGAAACTTCAATCGATTTAAGGTCGAGATTTTTGCATTCTTTGCACCTCAAATCGTCATCATATATAATTATGCTTAAACTTATCGACCTTTTACGAAGTTCCTT includes these proteins:
- the LOC140975157 gene encoding uncharacterized protein, with the translated sequence MSSISNFPYFPISPPPPLHPVAPTPPSPPHVVPPPPPPHVIPPPPPHVVPPPPQPSPDNGQTIIIVVFVSLGCIFFLAFCLLALWCFMKKRKKTTIQETDMVRTDEHLKIKEAIVEGPNGTQAIVLSIEDDKHVEEEIVKTEKFQLGKKMATKSWELDNDIEGGESSSNVSVLHNHQNLGQRH
- the LOC140975152 gene encoding maltose excess protein 1-like, chloroplastic; this encodes MSMAVSLRPLCKVPLLACLPSNRCSFSCYPRSLDFGRHHQPQIRQVIDGKFKLKEAPLYSRPVSSHHLEPVLALNKDHQHPSDEEPVNLKRGESFEQWDSVTGKFAGVANLPFLLLQLPQIILNSRNLLGGNKSALLAVPWLGMLTGMLGNLSLLSYFIKKRETGAVVVQALGVISTYVVILQLALAEAMPISYFIGISIVVASGLFLNFMKYFDLLKSEIWLFWEEFITIGGLSVLPQVMWSTFVPFVPNSILPGVISFVAAIIVVLMARMGKLPEKGVKILGSLSGWTATLLFMWMPVAQMWTNILNPDNIKGLSAITMLLAMIGNGLLLPRALFIRDLMWFTGSGWGCVFYGWGNLLCLYCLNSTSREFFVAATLAFFAWIGHTFWKDSQVYGLRSPFSSFKELVFGP